A single window of Micrococcaceae bacterium Sec5.1 DNA harbors:
- a CDS encoding M56 family metallopeptidase: MFWTSYFLAVLALILAWPVPVLLSRAQWPARSPFTAMVLWQAIALAGGLSMIGAMLVYGLEPIGENLIAGLRSLAGMVFNNEPTTALGFWHLFALSAAALLTAHLVFTLLLTYYKIERQRRRHRELLTLLASPSDDGPGTVVINHDSPVAYCLPGGARSVTVLSDGLMAALEPAELRAVLIHENAHLSQRHDLLLWAFAAWRQALPWFPTTRLAQTAVNSLIEMLADDVALRTESKVTLIKAIAIVSSGSSTPGLGEQSVSGGAPNGKALAGQALSPRALSGGGAVVEGGSISATGGADSPRTTASRVSRLLSPQPPLAKGLRALVLATSALLLAVPTGLLIVPGLLG; this comes from the coding sequence ATGTTCTGGACCTCATACTTCCTGGCGGTCCTGGCATTGATACTGGCGTGGCCGGTACCCGTTTTGCTTTCGCGCGCGCAATGGCCTGCGCGCTCCCCCTTCACCGCAATGGTCCTCTGGCAGGCAATTGCCCTCGCAGGTGGCCTGTCCATGATCGGCGCAATGCTGGTCTACGGGCTGGAACCAATCGGTGAGAACCTCATCGCTGGGCTCAGGAGCCTGGCCGGCATGGTTTTCAATAACGAGCCAACCACAGCGCTGGGCTTCTGGCACCTCTTCGCCCTGTCTGCGGCCGCACTCCTAACGGCCCACCTGGTGTTCACCCTGCTCTTGACCTACTACAAAATTGAACGGCAACGCAGGCGACACCGCGAATTGCTCACGCTTCTGGCATCACCCTCGGACGACGGCCCGGGCACCGTAGTGATCAACCACGACTCCCCTGTGGCTTACTGCTTGCCCGGCGGCGCACGTTCGGTGACAGTCTTGTCCGACGGACTCATGGCCGCCCTCGAACCGGCGGAATTGCGCGCAGTGCTCATCCATGAAAACGCGCACTTGTCCCAACGTCACGACCTCCTGCTCTGGGCGTTCGCAGCCTGGCGGCAGGCACTCCCCTGGTTCCCCACCACACGGCTTGCCCAGACGGCCGTGAACTCCCTGATCGAAATGCTGGCTGACGACGTCGCACTCAGGACCGAAAGCAAGGTCACGCTGATCAAGGCCATTGCCATAGTCTCCAGCGGGTCCTCCACGCCAGGGCTGGGAGAACAGTCCGTGAGCGGCGGTGCACCGAATGGCAAGGCTCTTGCCGGCCAGGCACTCAGCCCGCGGGCGCTCAGCGGCGGGGGCGCCGTCGTCGAGGGTGGCAGCATCAGCGCCACCGGCGGGGCAGATTCACCGCGTACGACGGCGTCACGCGTGAGCCGCCTCCTCTCGCCACAGCCTCCACTCGCCAAAGGTCTTCGCGCCCTGGTGCTGGCCACCTCAGCCTTGCTGCTGGCTGTGCCCACGGGGCTTCTTATCGTCCCGGGATTGCTTGGCTAG
- a CDS encoding BlaI/MecI/CopY family transcriptional regulator: MASLGELERAVMDLLWAGQEAATANTLRDLLAQDSEAGDGTAGHQGKDLAVTTVLTVLSRLEKKGLVERERGTRPHRYQAVSSRADHTAELMHEVLGSAPDREAVLARFIGSVSESEAATLRKLLGYN; encoded by the coding sequence ATGGCGAGTCTTGGGGAACTGGAACGGGCAGTGATGGACCTGCTCTGGGCAGGCCAGGAGGCTGCAACAGCCAACACCCTGCGTGATCTTCTCGCGCAGGACTCTGAAGCCGGCGACGGCACAGCGGGACACCAGGGCAAGGACCTGGCAGTGACTACGGTCCTGACAGTGCTCTCCAGGCTGGAGAAGAAGGGCCTGGTGGAACGCGAACGCGGGACCAGGCCACACCGATACCAAGCCGTGTCGAGCCGCGCCGACCACACCGCGGAACTCATGCACGAAGTTCTTGGCTCGGCTCCTGACCGCGAAGCAGTTCTTGCCCGCTTCATTGGCTCCGTCTCCGAAAGTGAAGCCGCTACCCTGCGCAAACTGCTCGGCTACAATTAG
- a CDS encoding cytochrome ubiquinol oxidase subunit I: MDALEIARWQFGITTVYHFMMVPLTIGLGLVVAIIQTLWYRTGKPEYLRMTKFWGKLFLINFIMGVATGIVQEFQFGMAWSEYSRFVGDVFGAPLALEALLAFFVESTFLGLWIFGWKQLKRGVHLACLWIAVIGSVFSAYFIIVANSWMQHPVGVEMVEGRPVMTDAWAVFTNNTALVAVPHTLFGALGVAGAFLLGIAWYHLWRRRHDGIDVVGADGRLLVGEADIPGRDKGDYTVWMRSLRIGAVVAMISFAGTALTGDLQGKLMFEQQPMKMAAAEAACHDGTGFSVLSVGNLGAKNCDDIVAVIEVPGILSFLAKGDFTTEVKGVNSLLGEYKEKYGTHLPDNPLYGDRAGQEIQYVPVMEVTYWGFRMMIGFGGVAALAALVALWVTRKGVVPGSKWLMRLAVFGILAPFGANAAGWIFTEMGRQPFVVAPNPDMNGIDQVFMFTAAAVSPGVSAGELMTSLVVLTAIYAVLLVVEVKLLVKYVRGGVASAMPELAHAADKHRASDDERDRDKEGDDGAPGPDKADDVLAFAY; encoded by the coding sequence ATGGACGCCTTGGAAATCGCACGCTGGCAATTCGGGATCACCACCGTCTACCACTTCATGATGGTGCCCCTGACCATCGGCCTTGGCCTGGTGGTGGCCATCATTCAGACCCTGTGGTACCGCACGGGAAAGCCCGAGTATCTCCGCATGACCAAGTTCTGGGGCAAGCTCTTCCTCATCAACTTCATCATGGGTGTGGCAACCGGCATCGTTCAGGAATTCCAGTTCGGCATGGCCTGGAGCGAATACAGCCGGTTCGTTGGTGATGTCTTTGGGGCACCGCTGGCCCTCGAAGCCCTTCTCGCCTTCTTCGTCGAGTCCACTTTCCTTGGACTCTGGATCTTCGGTTGGAAGCAACTTAAGCGCGGTGTCCACCTTGCCTGCCTGTGGATTGCCGTGATCGGTTCGGTCTTCTCCGCTTACTTCATCATCGTGGCCAATTCATGGATGCAGCACCCGGTGGGCGTTGAAATGGTGGAAGGCCGGCCTGTCATGACGGACGCCTGGGCAGTGTTTACCAATAACACTGCACTGGTTGCCGTACCGCACACTCTCTTCGGTGCCCTTGGTGTTGCCGGTGCCTTCCTGCTCGGAATCGCCTGGTACCACTTGTGGCGCCGCCGCCATGACGGCATTGACGTGGTTGGTGCGGACGGCCGGCTGCTTGTCGGAGAAGCCGATATCCCGGGCCGCGACAAGGGTGACTACACAGTATGGATGCGTTCCCTCCGGATCGGCGCCGTGGTGGCGATGATCTCCTTTGCCGGCACCGCCCTCACGGGCGACCTGCAAGGCAAGCTCATGTTCGAGCAGCAGCCCATGAAAATGGCTGCCGCGGAGGCGGCATGCCACGACGGCACCGGCTTTTCCGTACTGAGCGTCGGCAACCTGGGTGCCAAGAACTGTGACGACATCGTCGCTGTCATCGAAGTGCCAGGGATCCTTTCCTTCCTCGCCAAGGGCGACTTCACCACAGAAGTGAAGGGCGTGAACAGCCTGCTTGGGGAGTACAAGGAGAAGTACGGCACGCACTTGCCGGACAACCCGCTCTATGGCGACCGGGCCGGTCAGGAAATCCAGTACGTGCCCGTCATGGAAGTCACCTACTGGGGCTTCCGGATGATGATCGGCTTCGGGGGCGTCGCCGCACTGGCAGCGCTTGTGGCCCTATGGGTTACCCGCAAGGGCGTCGTCCCTGGGTCAAAATGGCTCATGCGCCTTGCCGTCTTCGGAATCCTGGCACCGTTCGGGGCCAACGCCGCCGGCTGGATCTTCACGGAAATGGGCCGGCAACCCTTTGTCGTAGCCCCAAATCCCGACATGAACGGTATTGACCAGGTCTTCATGTTCACCGCCGCTGCCGTTTCACCCGGCGTCAGTGCCGGTGAGCTCATGACCTCCCTGGTTGTCCTGACCGCCATCTACGCCGTCCTGCTGGTGGTGGAAGTCAAGCTCCTGGTCAAGTACGTCCGTGGCGGCGTCGCCTCAGCCATGCCTGAGCTTGCCCACGCCGCGGACAAGCACCGCGCCAGCGATGACGAACGTGACAGGGACAAGGAAGGCGACGACGGCGCACCCGGCCCCGACAAAGCCGACGACGTCCTGGCGTTCGCCTACTAG
- the cydB gene encoding cytochrome d ubiquinol oxidase subunit II: protein MELLPTIWFVAIAVLWTGYLFLEGFDLGVGMLMKLFARNNTDRRVLLNTIGPVWDGNEVWLLTAAGATFAAFPLWYASLFSALYLPLLCVLVALIFRAVAFEYRGKVDTERWRTTWDWAIAVGSFVAAFGIGAALALTTTGLPLNANGDRTGGPFAWFSGYALLGGFGVVAFALVHALAFLALKTDGEVRLRARRWFVRLVPFAVLPMLAWMVAVQFLSGKTWTWVIVVAGVVSVVLAWQWARNGSEGRAFGAIGAFVVCATASIFGAAFPVVIPSTVDPAFSLTISNASSSDYTLGLMSIVAAVGLPLVIAYQAWTYWVFRRRVSAAHIPEAHGFLPAIAAKVLVGKENTSPSNPGA from the coding sequence ATGGAACTGTTGCCAACCATCTGGTTCGTGGCCATCGCAGTACTATGGACCGGCTATCTCTTCCTTGAGGGCTTCGATCTCGGGGTAGGCATGCTCATGAAGCTGTTTGCGCGGAACAACACGGACAGGCGCGTGCTTCTCAATACCATCGGCCCCGTCTGGGACGGCAACGAGGTTTGGCTTCTCACTGCAGCCGGAGCCACCTTCGCAGCTTTCCCCCTCTGGTACGCCTCCTTGTTCTCGGCGCTCTATCTTCCGCTCCTGTGCGTCCTGGTGGCGTTGATCTTCCGGGCCGTGGCCTTCGAATACCGGGGCAAGGTGGACACTGAACGCTGGCGCACCACCTGGGACTGGGCAATCGCCGTTGGATCCTTTGTGGCCGCCTTCGGTATCGGCGCAGCCCTGGCGCTTACCACCACGGGCTTGCCGCTCAACGCCAACGGGGACCGCACCGGTGGACCGTTTGCCTGGTTCAGCGGTTACGCCCTCCTTGGCGGCTTCGGTGTGGTCGCCTTCGCCTTGGTTCACGCCCTGGCGTTCCTGGCGTTGAAGACCGACGGCGAGGTGCGGCTGCGTGCCCGCCGCTGGTTTGTGCGGCTGGTGCCGTTTGCTGTCTTGCCGATGCTCGCATGGATGGTTGCTGTGCAGTTCCTGAGCGGAAAGACCTGGACGTGGGTCATTGTTGTGGCCGGAGTCGTGTCCGTGGTTTTGGCCTGGCAGTGGGCACGCAACGGCTCGGAGGGCCGGGCATTTGGGGCAATCGGAGCTTTCGTCGTCTGTGCCACGGCGTCGATCTTCGGGGCCGCGTTCCCAGTGGTCATCCCCTCAACCGTAGATCCCGCGTTCAGCCTAACTATTTCCAATGCTTCTTCCTCCGACTACACGCTGGGCCTGATGAGCATTGTGGCTGCGGTGGGGCTTCCCCTGGTTATTGCCTACCAGGCCTGGACTTACTGGGTATTCCGGCGCCGTGTCAGCGCAGCGCACATTCCCGAAGCCCACGGTTTCCTTCCGGCCATCGCCGCCAAGGTGTTGGTTGGCAAGGAAAACACCAGCCCTTCCAACCCGGGAGCCTAG
- the cydD gene encoding thiol reductant ABC exporter subunit CydD, with amino-acid sequence MKPVFPSGPATRSALYVIGLLSALKALSLVLMAQAVAGALAGLAGSPSDWTNGLVWGAVGAVLRSLTVWGQGVASRRAALGVKEELRSQLLKRSLAEGGTAAVEGTNDGGLAILATRGLDALDDYYTQYLPALVNCATVPLLIGARILFADWVSAVVIVLTVPLVPLFMILIGRHTEDAVRDAQTTLRRLSGHILELAKGLPVLVGLGRASEQRAALEDISEQYRSRTMVTLRTAFLSALALELIATISVAVVAVFIGVRLVAGDMALEAGLLALILAPDCYLPLRELGTAHHASDDGRAALETANTVLKAPTHQRLTDNQRLTDNQPLTDNPTSRTGLADIVVRGLTVTYTGRPAPAVERLDFTAPAGLVTALDGNSGAGKSTVLGVLAGLIGPGPGASVTGTVTGVAPGTVAWVPQHPVMVADTVQEEIELYLGGQHSVDTAQAVASILRRVSADHLAAKHPAELSPGELRRVALARGLARLEAGAAVLLLDEPTAHLDHYSASVVRSAITSLRGSATVILIAHDSATRALADHVVRVEHLTPANRRTDLPERRAASTAALVSTDLQQSTRTAAGTGQIEHAEDGIVHTALNQGWLPNVKRLALVLRPVRGKFAAAGVVGVLAALFAVALSGLSGWLIIRASDQPPILYLLGAIVGVRFFGIGRAVLRYCERLLTHDAVFAAMTRLRGALWATLSRRALSLRRLLQGGNVLGSIVDDVDTLRDLLPRVALPPLTAVGVGGAAIAATAMVLPVAVPAVASATVMGLIVAPLVAVLADRNAAKAEQQLRSVVLRDVAAALDARAELTANGVAGSILTALSDKDRAATVSAQRSAWAEGLGQAVTVLACSLAALWAALLGAESVHDGSAAPALVAVIVLMQLALVEPFAATVSAVRQGPALADVLGGVAVTGALSGPADADNADHDAGTHPLPDRDGKAGLELNGIAAAWPGGPSVISGVTAEAGPGRWLAVTGPSGAGKSTLLSVLLGFLPVKEGRALLTGTAAWCPQEAHLFDSTIRGNLLLARPPGNKPNEQEMAKALQDVGLDVLVGTLPEGLDTRIGSAGAFLSGGERQRLAMARTLLTGASVLLLDEPTAHLDAEAAREMMATLRRGLRDVTVVLVTHNPDDIDPADARLELPSAAELVRVPTPQ; translated from the coding sequence ATGAAGCCCGTGTTCCCCTCCGGCCCGGCCACCCGATCCGCCCTCTACGTCATAGGCCTGCTCTCAGCCCTCAAGGCACTTTCGCTGGTACTGATGGCACAGGCGGTGGCCGGTGCACTGGCCGGTTTGGCCGGAAGCCCGTCCGATTGGACCAACGGGCTGGTGTGGGGGGCCGTCGGAGCGGTGCTACGGTCCCTGACCGTATGGGGCCAGGGCGTTGCGTCGCGCCGTGCCGCGCTGGGGGTCAAAGAGGAGCTGCGCTCGCAGCTTCTCAAGCGCTCACTGGCCGAGGGCGGAACAGCTGCGGTTGAGGGCACTAACGACGGCGGGCTCGCGATCCTCGCCACGCGCGGGCTGGACGCACTGGATGACTACTACACCCAATACCTGCCGGCCCTGGTGAACTGCGCGACCGTTCCGCTGCTCATCGGCGCCCGGATACTGTTTGCCGACTGGGTGAGCGCCGTGGTCATCGTCTTGACCGTTCCCCTTGTGCCGCTGTTCATGATCCTGATTGGCCGCCACACGGAAGACGCGGTCAGGGACGCCCAAACGACGCTTCGCAGGTTGTCCGGGCACATCCTTGAACTCGCAAAGGGCCTGCCTGTGCTGGTGGGTTTGGGACGGGCCAGCGAGCAACGCGCGGCACTCGAAGACATTTCCGAGCAATACCGCAGCCGAACCATGGTCACGCTCCGGACGGCGTTCCTCTCGGCTCTTGCCCTGGAACTCATAGCAACCATCTCAGTCGCTGTCGTAGCAGTCTTCATCGGCGTGCGGCTGGTGGCCGGAGACATGGCCCTGGAAGCCGGGCTTTTGGCACTTATCCTTGCTCCTGACTGCTACTTGCCCCTGCGTGAGCTCGGTACCGCCCACCATGCCAGCGATGACGGCAGGGCGGCCTTGGAAACTGCCAATACCGTGTTGAAGGCACCCACGCACCAGCGTCTTACTGATAACCAGCGTCTTACCGATAACCAGCCACTTACCGACAACCCGACATCTCGCACCGGGCTCGCCGACATCGTGGTCAGAGGCCTCACGGTGACCTATACCGGACGGCCCGCACCCGCCGTCGAGCGCTTGGATTTTACCGCTCCGGCAGGCCTGGTTACGGCGTTGGACGGAAACAGCGGCGCCGGAAAAAGCACTGTGCTGGGTGTCCTGGCCGGCCTGATCGGCCCGGGTCCGGGCGCATCCGTGACCGGCACCGTGACTGGTGTGGCACCGGGTACCGTCGCCTGGGTACCGCAACACCCCGTGATGGTGGCCGACACCGTGCAGGAGGAGATCGAGCTGTACCTTGGCGGGCAGCACTCAGTAGATACCGCGCAGGCTGTCGCGAGCATCCTGCGGAGAGTCTCTGCTGATCACCTTGCGGCCAAACACCCTGCCGAACTCAGCCCGGGGGAGTTGCGCCGTGTGGCGCTTGCCCGGGGCCTGGCGCGGCTGGAGGCCGGCGCTGCCGTGCTGCTTCTGGACGAACCCACCGCACATTTGGACCACTACTCAGCCAGCGTGGTCCGCTCTGCCATCACGTCCCTTCGCGGCTCTGCCACCGTCATCCTGATCGCACACGATTCCGCCACCCGTGCGCTCGCCGACCATGTAGTCCGGGTAGAGCACTTGACGCCAGCGAATCGGCGTACCGACCTGCCGGAACGAAGGGCTGCATCTACCGCGGCCCTCGTATCAACCGATCTGCAGCAGTCCACCCGGACAGCTGCCGGTACTGGTCAAATTGAGCACGCAGAGGACGGAATCGTCCACACAGCCCTCAACCAGGGATGGCTCCCCAACGTGAAACGGCTCGCGCTGGTCCTACGGCCGGTTCGAGGAAAGTTCGCCGCAGCAGGCGTGGTGGGAGTCCTCGCCGCGCTTTTCGCAGTTGCCCTGTCCGGCCTGTCAGGGTGGCTCATCATCCGGGCCAGCGACCAGCCACCCATTCTCTACCTCCTGGGCGCGATCGTTGGCGTGCGTTTCTTCGGCATCGGCAGGGCCGTCCTTCGCTACTGTGAGCGGCTCCTGACCCACGACGCCGTCTTTGCTGCGATGACACGCCTGCGCGGGGCGCTCTGGGCCACCCTGAGCCGCCGTGCACTCTCACTTCGCAGGCTTTTGCAAGGCGGTAACGTCCTGGGCTCGATCGTGGACGACGTTGACACACTCAGGGACCTTCTACCGAGGGTCGCCCTGCCTCCGTTGACTGCCGTGGGTGTTGGCGGTGCGGCCATCGCGGCAACGGCCATGGTGTTGCCCGTTGCCGTGCCCGCCGTTGCCTCTGCCACCGTAATGGGACTCATTGTTGCGCCGCTTGTTGCCGTACTTGCTGACCGGAACGCCGCCAAGGCAGAACAACAGCTGCGCTCGGTGGTGCTCCGCGATGTTGCGGCCGCCCTCGATGCCCGCGCCGAACTAACCGCCAACGGTGTGGCCGGAAGCATCCTGACCGCACTCAGCGACAAAGATCGTGCGGCTACCGTTTCGGCGCAGCGTTCTGCCTGGGCCGAAGGTCTCGGCCAAGCTGTCACCGTCCTCGCCTGCTCGCTCGCCGCCCTATGGGCGGCACTCCTGGGCGCCGAATCGGTGCACGATGGTTCCGCCGCGCCTGCCCTTGTGGCCGTGATTGTGCTCATGCAATTGGCCCTCGTGGAACCTTTTGCGGCAACGGTTTCCGCCGTCCGCCAGGGCCCTGCGCTCGCAGACGTCTTGGGCGGCGTGGCAGTCACCGGGGCGTTGTCCGGCCCCGCCGATGCGGACAACGCAGATCACGACGCCGGTACGCACCCTTTGCCTGACCGCGACGGCAAGGCGGGGCTGGAGTTGAACGGAATTGCCGCTGCCTGGCCAGGTGGCCCGTCGGTGATCTCCGGAGTTACCGCCGAGGCCGGGCCGGGCCGATGGCTGGCAGTCACCGGCCCGTCGGGAGCCGGCAAATCGACGCTGCTTTCAGTCCTCCTTGGCTTCCTTCCTGTGAAGGAAGGAAGGGCACTGCTCACGGGGACAGCGGCGTGGTGCCCGCAGGAAGCCCACCTCTTCGACTCCACCATCCGGGGTAATCTCCTTCTGGCGAGGCCCCCGGGGAACAAGCCCAACGAACAAGAAATGGCCAAGGCCTTGCAGGATGTGGGTCTCGACGTATTGGTAGGGACCTTGCCGGAGGGGCTTGACACACGCATTGGATCAGCCGGGGCCTTCCTCAGTGGTGGCGAGCGGCAGCGTCTTGCCATGGCCAGGACACTTCTGACGGGCGCGAGCGTGCTGTTGCTGGATGAGCCTACGGCGCACCTTGATGCTGAAGCCGCCCGCGAAATGATGGCCACCCTTCGCCGGGGTTTGCGGGACGTCACAGTAGTCTTGGTGACCCATAACCCGGATGACATCGATCCTGCAGACGCCAGGCTTGAGCTCCCCAGCGCGGCTGAGCTGGTGAGAGTTCCTACTCCCCAGTAG
- a CDS encoding GNAT family N-acetyltransferase, with amino-acid sequence MSSEVPPLMQPDAGRTGLQWRPATTADLDNWAELIARTAAVERPVWFEKRADLVHVLESTKNDPRTNTLLGLDRDGVARAYGRITKNPEGDKATGMGCVDPDWQRRGIGSAVLAWQEAQTRRRFHTDKAAGHSNAPPRLRIRTEEQHQHQAALFRSRGYDVVRWFNEMHRPLSGPAAKPAPAARLESGLELCTFDASLHEPVRLAHNDAFRDHWGSEPRDEETWRFTIEEPTARHDWSAVVIDASTGEVAGYQLASYDPASAVARGFKEGYTELLGVRRAFRGRGIAQALLADALRRFTAAGMDIASLDVDSANPTGALALYLGMGYSPVNRSMTWEKTL; translated from the coding sequence ATGTCTTCTGAGGTTCCACCCCTGATGCAGCCTGATGCCGGCCGAACAGGTCTGCAATGGCGGCCGGCCACAACTGCGGACCTCGACAACTGGGCGGAATTGATCGCCCGGACTGCCGCCGTCGAGCGTCCCGTCTGGTTCGAAAAGCGTGCCGACCTTGTCCATGTCCTGGAGTCCACCAAGAATGATCCCAGGACCAACACGCTGCTGGGATTGGACCGGGATGGGGTTGCCCGCGCGTACGGACGCATCACCAAAAACCCGGAGGGGGACAAGGCCACAGGAATGGGATGCGTGGACCCGGACTGGCAACGCAGGGGCATCGGTTCAGCAGTCCTCGCGTGGCAGGAAGCACAGACCCGGAGAAGGTTCCACACGGACAAGGCTGCGGGGCACAGCAATGCCCCACCCCGCCTCCGCATCCGAACTGAAGAACAACACCAGCACCAGGCAGCGTTGTTCCGGTCCCGGGGCTATGACGTTGTGCGCTGGTTCAATGAAATGCATCGGCCGTTGTCCGGGCCTGCTGCCAAGCCTGCTCCAGCAGCACGGCTCGAATCGGGATTGGAACTTTGCACGTTTGACGCATCCCTGCACGAGCCCGTTCGTCTGGCCCATAACGATGCTTTCAGGGACCACTGGGGAAGCGAGCCACGCGACGAAGAAACCTGGCGATTCACCATCGAGGAACCCACGGCGCGGCACGATTGGAGCGCTGTGGTAATTGATGCTTCCACAGGGGAAGTAGCTGGGTACCAACTGGCCAGCTACGATCCCGCTTCAGCGGTTGCCCGGGGTTTCAAGGAGGGCTATACCGAACTGCTTGGTGTCCGGCGTGCGTTCCGTGGCCGGGGAATAGCGCAAGCACTGCTGGCCGACGCCCTGCGGCGATTCACGGCCGCCGGGATGGACATTGCATCGCTGGACGTCGATTCTGCCAATCCCACCGGGGCCCTGGCACTCTACCTTGGCATGGGATACAGCCCGGTGAACCGGAGCATGACGTGGGAGAAGACGCTGTAG
- a CDS encoding DinB family protein, which produces MPIIPDAKDWTWVLSKPCPECGFDASTVTPSTVPGTVLNMLPRWRAVLRREDVAVRPNDHTWSPMEYACHVRDVFSLFDKRLNLMLSNDNAEFANWDQDQAAIDGEYGRSDPRVVSDELIAEGEQIAESFARVVQDEWQRTGRRSNGSEFTVLTFSQYFLHDVVHHLHDVDG; this is translated from the coding sequence ATGCCGATCATCCCCGACGCAAAAGACTGGACATGGGTGCTTTCAAAGCCCTGCCCCGAGTGCGGCTTTGACGCCTCCACCGTGACGCCGTCCACGGTCCCGGGCACCGTGCTGAATATGCTTCCGAGGTGGCGCGCCGTTCTGCGCCGCGAGGACGTCGCCGTACGCCCGAATGACCACACGTGGTCTCCCATGGAGTATGCATGCCACGTGCGCGATGTCTTCAGCCTCTTCGATAAGAGGCTGAACCTGATGCTGAGTAATGACAACGCCGAATTTGCCAACTGGGACCAGGACCAAGCGGCCATCGACGGCGAGTATGGACGCTCGGATCCGCGCGTTGTCTCTGACGAGCTGATCGCGGAAGGGGAGCAAATCGCCGAGTCCTTCGCACGGGTGGTGCAGGATGAATGGCAGCGTACAGGGCGGCGAAGCAACGGTTCCGAGTTCACGGTGCTGACGTTCTCGCAATACTTCCTGCACGACGTCGTCCATCACCTACACGACGTTGACGGCTAA
- a CDS encoding VOC family protein produces MLKDQQVGAVLPASDIARARAYYSEKLGLEPENPDADDNLQYRCGDGTGFFIYQTSNAGTAKNTQIGWMVSDLTATVSELREKGVVFEDYDFPGLKTENGIATMPDGTAAAWFLDSEGNILSLNQNA; encoded by the coding sequence ATGCTCAAGGATCAGCAAGTGGGTGCCGTTCTTCCGGCATCGGATATTGCCCGGGCCCGCGCTTATTACAGCGAGAAACTCGGACTCGAACCAGAAAATCCAGACGCCGACGACAACCTCCAGTACAGGTGCGGGGACGGGACCGGATTCTTCATTTACCAAACATCCAATGCAGGTACGGCCAAGAACACCCAGATCGGCTGGATGGTCAGTGACCTCACTGCCACCGTATCGGAACTCCGCGAGAAGGGTGTTGTGTTCGAAGACTACGATTTCCCAGGCCTGAAGACTGAAAACGGCATTGCGACGATGCCGGACGGAACGGCAGCGGCTTGGTTCCTGGACTCCGAGGGAAACATACTGAGCCTCAACCAAAACGCCTGA